A single Defluviitalea saccharophila DNA region contains:
- a CDS encoding N-6 DNA methylase produces the protein MINIRKLESELWESADLLRQGSKLSSQEYCMPVLGLIFLRYAYSRFKYVEAEILKDRPVRNGRVLPVESSDFKQKSAIFLPEKARYDYLLNLPDDADCGKAVNEAMELIEAESTQLKGILPKTYTSFRNDLLKELLRIFNNSALNEINDDILGRIYEYFLNKFASAIASDDGVFFTPKSLVKMIVNIIEPTHGIVLDPACGSGGMFVSSSDFVNAEGINANSVMTFYGQEKVEFNAKLCIMNMAVHGLNAKIKSGDEANSFYHDAHNLEGSCDYVMANPPFNVDKVKAESTQNAGRLPFGLPGVNQKKEVSNANYLWISYFYAYLNDSGRAGFVMAASATDSGNKDREIRKQLIQTGHVDCLMSVANNFFYKVSLPCSLWFFDKGKKEELKDKVLFIDSRNYYTVVDRTLNEWSEWQMKNLNAIVWLYRGEKEKYTKLLQDYSTQIINDCKELDTEFESVSVLMNGYGEKLKPLRAQVADIIKNAEDINQLLPLNDMLKKYTTELNASLKALFEYGDGLEKEEAKDFAKSIDESATTWDRFKKSVSASLEEVVSQIKAYRTVIKEAKWLTEKFGDGTYTDVLGLCKVATIDEIEEKNWSLTPGAYVGVAPVEEDDENFEERMTEIHKELLTLQAEANQLMDTISANFEELGI, from the coding sequence ATGATAAATATAAGAAAATTAGAATCTGAATTATGGGAATCTGCGGATCTCTTACGTCAAGGTTCTAAATTAAGTTCTCAAGAATATTGCATGCCGGTTCTTGGTTTAATCTTTTTGCGTTATGCATATAGCCGGTTTAAATATGTAGAGGCAGAAATACTAAAAGACCGTCCTGTACGTAATGGTCGTGTACTTCCCGTTGAGTCAAGTGATTTTAAGCAAAAAAGCGCTATTTTTTTACCTGAAAAGGCTCGATATGATTATCTGCTCAATTTGCCAGACGATGCTGATTGTGGGAAAGCAGTCAATGAAGCTATGGAGCTTATTGAGGCAGAGAGTACTCAATTGAAAGGAATATTACCTAAAACATATACTTCTTTTAGAAATGATTTGTTGAAAGAATTGTTGCGTATTTTTAACAATAGTGCATTAAACGAAATCAACGATGATATCCTCGGTCGTATTTATGAGTATTTCTTAAATAAGTTTGCTTCAGCTATCGCATCGGATGATGGAGTTTTCTTTACACCTAAATCTTTAGTAAAGATGATTGTGAATATAATTGAGCCAACTCATGGGATAGTATTGGATCCAGCCTGTGGAAGTGGTGGGATGTTTGTTTCTTCCAGTGACTTTGTTAATGCTGAAGGCATCAATGCTAATTCTGTAATGACTTTTTATGGACAAGAAAAAGTAGAGTTTAATGCGAAGTTATGTATCATGAATATGGCTGTACATGGTCTGAATGCAAAGATCAAATCTGGTGATGAGGCTAACAGCTTCTATCATGATGCTCATAATCTGGAAGGTAGCTGCGATTATGTAATGGCTAATCCTCCATTTAATGTAGATAAAGTAAAAGCAGAATCTACTCAGAATGCAGGACGCTTACCTTTTGGGTTGCCGGGAGTAAATCAGAAAAAGGAAGTCTCTAACGCTAATTATCTTTGGATTTCATATTTCTATGCATATTTAAATGATAGCGGACGAGCTGGCTTTGTTATGGCTGCTTCTGCTACAGATAGCGGCAATAAGGATCGAGAAATAAGAAAACAGCTTATTCAGACTGGGCATGTAGACTGTTTAATGTCAGTGGCTAATAACTTTTTTTACAAGGTTTCATTACCTTGCTCCCTGTGGTTCTTTGATAAGGGGAAGAAAGAAGAATTAAAGGATAAAGTTCTTTTCATAGATTCTCGTAATTACTATACTGTAGTGGATCGAACACTCAATGAGTGGAGTGAATGGCAGATGAAAAACCTAAATGCCATTGTCTGGCTATATCGTGGAGAGAAGGAGAAATATACAAAACTATTACAGGATTATAGTACTCAAATTATCAATGATTGCAAAGAACTCGATACTGAATTTGAAAGTGTGTCGGTACTGATGAATGGCTATGGTGAGAAACTTAAGCCATTGCGAGCTCAGGTAGCTGATATCATTAAAAATGCTGAGGATATTAATCAGTTATTACCGCTGAATGATATGTTGAAGAAGTATACTACAGAACTTAATGCTTCATTAAAAGCTCTTTTTGAGTACGGTGATGGATTGGAAAAGGAAGAAGCTAAAGATTTTGCTAAATCCATCGACGAATCAGCAACAACTTGGGATCGCTTTAAAAAGTCTGTTTCTGCTAGCCTTGAGGAGGTTGTATCTCAAATCAAGGCCTACCGTACAGTGATAAAAGAAGCAAAATGGCTCACTGAGAAATTCGGAGACGGCACATATACCGATGTTCTGGGACTTTGTAAAGTTGCAACTATAGATGAAATAGAAGAAAAGAACTGGAGCCTTACTCCGGGTGCATATGTGGGAGTAGCTCCTGTAGAAGAAGATGATGAAAACTTTGAAGAAAGAATGACTGAAATTCATAAGGAACTCTTAACCTTACAGGCAGAAGCAAATCAGTTAATGGATACAATTTCAGCGAATTTTGAGGAGCTGGGGATATGA
- the dcm gene encoding DNA (cytosine-5-)-methyltransferase, with protein MKINTFFDFCSGIGAGRLGLEQSGLRCVGYSDTSRLSVATYKQMFDTENEKNYGNLKKIKSETLPSFDLLIAGFPCQTFSVIGRKAGFNDDRGQIIFHLIRILNETRPKCFILENVRGLVSHDKGATIKKIMTEFDDIGYSVVYKVLNSLDYGVPQMRQRVYFIGFDKKSNLSADGFEWPTVEPVPGLENYLIDSNNDISEINLEKFTYYLKNPTNQGKYVPTDFLDEELLIIDTRMSDLRLYRGKVPTLRSQRDGIFYIKNHAIKELTGFEALLLQGFPVQYAEKVKDSVTNRHLLMQAGNAMTVNVIKKLGDCIIKHLKKRGGNIMSSIWEDFEIDCTEYLNRKFGDYASFKHEGGSDSTIPDIKVTTKSGNIFYIDAKHSPAQCGQFVLLPDIASSTFIYSRLNTTPINTYAKQIIEHMNAQFDEFKEAGTAGKDIVMNNGSEIFSNWIIDSYRNKGARYFITNNYTILPVERFSEYFNVSAKYRVKRSGSSHVGKSNISNVLNYIKSNGYNIESSRTDAGKLFVVSAESLHNQRFLLHGYEYMFSLRDSEYEIRKLSNTFNANVIFSIDLKSNKSGIGPDEFIQALR; from the coding sequence ATGAAAATAAATACATTTTTCGACTTTTGTTCGGGAATCGGAGCCGGAAGGCTCGGTTTAGAGCAAAGTGGATTAAGATGTGTCGGTTATTCAGATACAAGTAGACTATCGGTAGCAACATATAAACAGATGTTTGATACTGAAAATGAAAAGAATTATGGAAACTTAAAAAAAATTAAAAGTGAAACTCTACCATCATTTGATCTTCTAATTGCAGGATTCCCTTGTCAGACATTCTCTGTCATAGGTAGAAAAGCAGGATTTAATGATGATAGAGGGCAGATCATTTTTCACCTTATAAGAATCCTTAACGAGACTCGCCCGAAATGTTTCATATTAGAAAATGTACGTGGACTTGTGAGCCATGACAAAGGTGCAACAATTAAAAAGATTATGACTGAATTTGATGATATTGGATACTCAGTTGTTTATAAGGTTTTAAACAGCCTTGATTACGGCGTTCCTCAAATGCGGCAACGAGTATATTTCATTGGATTTGATAAAAAATCGAATCTTTCTGCCGATGGCTTCGAATGGCCAACAGTAGAGCCCGTACCTGGTTTAGAAAATTATTTAATTGATTCAAACAACGATATATCAGAGATTAATCTTGAAAAATTCACATATTACCTAAAAAACCCAACAAATCAGGGAAAGTATGTACCAACAGATTTCTTGGATGAAGAATTACTTATAATCGATACAAGAATGTCAGATTTAAGGTTATACCGTGGAAAGGTGCCAACTTTACGCTCTCAAAGAGACGGGATCTTTTACATAAAAAATCATGCCATTAAAGAACTAACAGGTTTTGAAGCACTACTTTTACAAGGTTTTCCTGTACAATATGCAGAAAAAGTAAAAGACAGTGTTACAAATAGACACTTACTTATGCAGGCTGGAAATGCAATGACAGTTAATGTCATTAAAAAGTTAGGTGATTGTATCATTAAACATCTTAAAAAAAGAGGAGGTAATATAATGTCATCAATATGGGAAGATTTTGAAATTGACTGTACCGAATATTTAAATAGAAAATTCGGTGATTATGCAAGCTTTAAACATGAGGGGGGATCTGACTCCACTATACCAGACATTAAAGTTACAACTAAGTCTGGCAATATTTTTTACATTGATGCAAAGCACTCTCCAGCACAATGTGGTCAATTTGTTTTGCTACCAGATATTGCATCAAGTACATTTATTTATAGCCGTCTAAATACCACTCCAATTAATACATACGCAAAACAAATCATTGAACATATGAATGCCCAATTTGACGAGTTTAAGGAGGCTGGAACAGCAGGAAAAGATATAGTAATGAATAATGGTTCTGAAATCTTTTCAAATTGGATTATCGACAGCTACAGAAATAAGGGTGCTCGCTATTTTATAACAAATAACTATACTATTTTACCTGTTGAAAGATTTAGTGAATATTTTAATGTTAGTGCTAAATACAGAGTTAAACGCAGTGGGTCAAGTCATGTTGGAAAGAGTAATATATCCAATGTTCTAAACTATATTAAATCCAATGGCTATAATATTGAAAGCTCAAGAACAGATGCTGGCAAGCTTTTTGTCGTTTCAGCGGAATCCTTACACAACCAACGTTTCCTATTACACGGTTATGAATATATGTTCTCTCTACGAGACTCTGAATACGAAATCAGAAAGCTTTCTAATACATTTAATGCAAACGTCATTTTTTCAATTGACTTAAAGTCAAATAAAAGCGGTATTGGACCAGATGAGTTCATTCAGGCTTTGAGGTAA
- a CDS encoding helix-turn-helix domain-containing protein — MSISYKKLWKLLIDKDMKKKDLQIAAGISSSSITKMAKNENVSTETLTKVCKALDCDISDIVEIIKD, encoded by the coding sequence ATGTCCATAAGTTATAAAAAATTATGGAAATTACTTATCGACAAAGATATGAAAAAGAAAGATTTACAGATAGCTGCAGGAATAAGCTCATCTTCCATTACTAAAATGGCGAAGAATGAAAATGTAAGTACAGAAACTTTAACTAAAGTTTGTAAAGCACTTGACTGCGATATTTCCGATATCGTTGAAATAATAAAAGACTAG
- a CDS encoding DDE-type integrase/transposase/recombinase — translation MIGIEQYQKIQEYKALGLAQTKTAKALGITYTSVSKYWNMSQEDYSREVEQEKHHMDNYRQYILEQLKICPQIRDTNIYLKLIEAFPDLQVKRATFYRYMKALREQYGYQHTSKRKISPREVSPPGYEAQADFGQYKLKDMYGRIVRVYFFCMVLSYSRMKFVYFSPDPFTTKTAIKAHNYAFQYFGGRPQTILYDLDRVYVVSENLGNIIFVSAFEEYVKRIGYSVSLCRPRDPQSKGKVEEVIGYVKQSFLEGRVYTGIDSLNSAALAW, via the coding sequence ATGATCGGTATCGAGCAATATCAAAAAATCCAGGAATATAAAGCACTTGGACTCGCCCAGACCAAAACTGCTAAAGCGCTGGGGATCACCTATACTTCTGTCAGTAAATACTGGAATATGAGCCAAGAAGATTATTCAAGGGAAGTTGAACAGGAAAAGCACCATATGGATAATTATCGACAGTACATATTAGAGCAGTTGAAAATATGCCCACAAATCCGAGATACCAATATTTATCTTAAATTAATTGAAGCCTTTCCTGATTTACAAGTTAAACGAGCTACTTTCTATCGCTACATGAAAGCTTTAAGGGAACAGTATGGGTATCAGCATACCAGTAAGCGGAAAATCTCGCCACGTGAAGTCTCACCACCAGGATATGAAGCACAGGCTGATTTTGGTCAGTACAAACTTAAAGATATGTATGGACGAATTGTGAGGGTATATTTCTTTTGCATGGTTCTGAGTTATAGCAGAATGAAATTTGTTTATTTTTCACCGGATCCCTTCACAACCAAAACAGCTATAAAAGCTCACAATTATGCTTTCCAGTATTTTGGGGGAAGACCACAGACAATTCTATATGATCTTGATCGGGTCTATGTAGTTAGTGAAAATCTAGGTAATATTATATTTGTATCGGCCTTTGAAGAATATGTTAAGCGTATTGGCTACAGTGTTTCGTTATGTAGGCCAAGAGACCCTCAGAGTAAGGGCAAGGTAGAAGAGGTCATTGGATATGTCAAGCAAAGTTTTCTGGAAGGGAGGGTATATACCGGAATTGACAGTCTTAACAGTGCAGCTCTTGCATGGTAG
- a CDS encoding type I restriction endonuclease subunit R, whose translation MSWEYSENILVQNSAGNLLHDELEWDVQFAYNKEVLGENGTFGRKSYKEIVFTRYLRKALFENNDWLTEEYCDSAIKTLLAYTSSSSLMQINREKYGMLRDGIPIKVKKANGDQEDRLVRVFNFSDPEKNHFLAVKEMKIHGDLYRRRTDIVGFVNGIPLLFIELKKQNVDVQDAYTCNYTDYLDTIPQLFHFNAFVMLSNGLESKVGTLGSKYEFFNDWKRLHEDDSGSVELATMLRGICNKKNFMDLFENFILFDTSGGTTAKIMARNHQFLGVNEAVESYKNRKLNNGKLGVFWHTQGSGKSYSMVFLAQKIRRKFAGSPTFVILTDREELNKQISDTFEACGLLGTTKAKQFIATSGEDLIQKLKGNPSFIFTLIHKFNKPDEPPIIPDHDIIILSDEAHRTQNGIFADNMCTLLPTASRIGFTGTPLFAYDNITERTFGGYVSIYDFKRAVDDGATVPLYYENRADLLEIDNPEINDELLDAIEQADLDVNQQAKLEQELAKDIHVLTSEKRLDTIAKDFVDHYSELWITGKAMFVCINKVTAVRMFNLAQKYWELKIKEIESSLSGATQQEYMEISRRLEWMKNTEMAVIISQEQNEVATFEKWGLDIKPHRSKMEKREMDKEFKDPDNPFRIVFVCAMWLTGFDVKCLSTIYLDKPLKAHTLMQTIARANRVYEGKSNGLIVDYVGVVKALRKALADYTKTKGGTDGSDPAPDKAELIARIIELTNDIIEYMKQHGFNLSALVQAVDFDKLYLVQEGANAMCVSEEVKKRFEVMARELFKLFKYVEKQEVTDQYRAYKNAISAVYDQMQEKRKHSDNTDLMIQLHNIVSEYINVVKLPEHVNKDGSGYLVESRRFDISHIDFERLQQEFARVKNKNLLMKDLQELINDRLDNMMKRNPSRINYYERYQKIIEEYNAEQDKAAIEKTFIDLTNFVNDLDDEEKRYVREGFNNDEELAMYDLLLKDSLTPAEIKKVKKLAKALLERIKDKISELDHWTEKEETQAAVDILIRDTLWSELPDSYDDRLLNEYRRKIYEFVYTTYPAA comes from the coding sequence ATGAGCTGGGAATATTCTGAAAATATATTAGTGCAAAATAGTGCGGGAAACCTACTTCATGATGAATTAGAGTGGGATGTTCAGTTTGCCTATAATAAGGAAGTCCTCGGCGAGAATGGTACCTTCGGGCGTAAAAGTTATAAAGAAATTGTTTTTACCAGATACCTTCGTAAGGCACTGTTTGAAAATAACGACTGGCTAACTGAAGAATATTGTGATTCTGCTATTAAAACACTTCTTGCTTATACATCCTCTAGTAGCTTAATGCAGATTAATCGCGAAAAATATGGGATGCTTCGAGATGGCATTCCTATAAAAGTTAAGAAAGCTAACGGCGATCAGGAGGATAGGTTGGTCCGGGTGTTTAATTTCTCTGATCCTGAAAAGAACCATTTTCTTGCTGTAAAGGAGATGAAGATTCACGGTGATTTATATCGTCGCAGAACCGATATTGTTGGCTTTGTGAATGGCATTCCACTGCTTTTTATAGAGTTGAAAAAGCAAAATGTAGATGTACAGGATGCCTACACCTGCAATTACACTGACTATTTAGATACCATTCCCCAGCTATTTCATTTCAATGCCTTTGTTATGTTGTCCAATGGCTTGGAATCCAAAGTAGGTACTTTGGGTAGTAAATACGAATTTTTTAATGATTGGAAACGTCTACATGAAGATGATAGCGGCTCTGTGGAACTGGCAACCATGCTGAGAGGTATTTGTAATAAGAAAAACTTTATGGATTTATTTGAAAACTTTATACTTTTTGATACTTCTGGTGGTACAACGGCAAAAATTATGGCAAGAAACCATCAGTTCCTTGGTGTTAACGAAGCTGTTGAATCTTATAAGAATCGAAAACTGAACAACGGTAAGCTAGGTGTTTTCTGGCATACTCAGGGTAGCGGGAAAAGTTATTCCATGGTATTTCTTGCACAAAAAATTCGCAGAAAATTTGCAGGCTCCCCAACCTTTGTTATTCTGACAGACCGAGAAGAGCTGAATAAACAAATTAGTGATACCTTTGAAGCATGTGGTTTGCTTGGTACTACGAAGGCCAAACAGTTTATTGCTACTAGCGGTGAAGATTTAATTCAGAAGTTAAAAGGAAATCCAAGCTTTATCTTTACGTTAATACATAAGTTTAATAAACCAGATGAACCACCTATAATTCCTGACCACGACATCATAATCTTATCGGATGAAGCACATCGTACACAAAATGGTATATTTGCTGATAATATGTGTACATTGCTTCCTACAGCTTCCCGTATAGGATTTACAGGTACACCGCTGTTTGCTTACGACAATATTACCGAAAGAACATTTGGCGGCTATGTTTCCATTTATGATTTCAAGCGTGCTGTAGATGATGGAGCGACGGTTCCTCTTTATTATGAGAATAGAGCCGATCTACTGGAGATAGACAATCCAGAAATTAATGATGAACTACTAGATGCAATAGAACAGGCTGATTTGGATGTTAATCAGCAGGCTAAACTAGAACAGGAGCTAGCTAAGGACATACATGTCCTTACCAGTGAAAAACGTTTGGATACCATTGCAAAGGATTTTGTAGATCATTACTCTGAGTTGTGGATAACGGGTAAAGCCATGTTTGTTTGTATCAATAAAGTAACCGCAGTTCGAATGTTTAATTTAGCTCAGAAATATTGGGAGCTAAAAATAAAAGAAATTGAATCTTCACTGTCTGGAGCCACACAGCAGGAATACATGGAAATCAGCCGTAGGCTAGAGTGGATGAAAAACACAGAAATGGCGGTTATTATCAGCCAGGAACAAAATGAAGTAGCTACTTTTGAAAAATGGGGACTGGATATTAAACCCCATCGCAGTAAAATGGAAAAACGAGAAATGGACAAGGAATTTAAGGATCCTGATAATCCATTTCGAATTGTATTTGTTTGCGCTATGTGGCTGACAGGGTTTGATGTGAAATGCCTTTCTACAATCTATTTGGATAAGCCATTAAAAGCGCATACCTTGATGCAAACCATCGCACGAGCGAATCGTGTTTATGAAGGAAAAAGCAATGGTCTAATTGTTGATTATGTTGGTGTTGTTAAAGCGTTAAGGAAGGCTTTGGCTGATTATACAAAAACGAAAGGCGGAACTGATGGATCTGATCCTGCTCCTGATAAAGCAGAGTTGATTGCTCGAATCATTGAATTAACTAATGATATCATTGAGTACATGAAACAGCATGGTTTTAATTTGTCAGCTCTTGTTCAGGCAGTTGACTTTGACAAGTTGTACTTGGTTCAAGAGGGAGCCAATGCCATGTGCGTCTCAGAGGAAGTGAAGAAACGTTTTGAAGTTATGGCTAGGGAATTATTCAAACTGTTTAAGTATGTCGAAAAGCAGGAGGTCACAGATCAGTACCGAGCTTATAAAAATGCTATCAGTGCAGTTTATGACCAGATGCAAGAAAAAAGGAAGCATTCGGATAATACAGATTTAATGATTCAGCTGCACAATATAGTTAGTGAATATATCAATGTTGTTAAGCTACCAGAGCATGTAAACAAAGATGGTAGTGGATACTTAGTTGAAAGTCGCCGCTTTGATATTAGCCATATTGACTTTGAACGCTTGCAGCAGGAATTTGCACGTGTTAAGAACAAGAATCTTCTTATGAAAGATTTACAGGAGCTTATCAATGACAGGTTGGATAATATGATGAAGCGCAACCCATCACGTATTAACTATTATGAACGATATCAGAAAATTATTGAGGAATACAATGCTGAACAGGACAAAGCTGCCATAGAGAAAACATTTATTGACTTAACTAACTTCGTAAATGATCTGGATGATGAGGAGAAAAGATACGTACGGGAAGGGTTTAACAATGACGAAGAATTGGCTATGTACGATTTGCTTTTAAAGGATTCACTTACTCCCGCAGAGATTAAAAAGGTTAAAAAGCTTGCCAAGGCATTGTTGGAACGAATCAAGGATAAAATCAGTGAATTGGATCATTGGACAGAAAAGGAAGAAACTCAGGCAGCAGTCGATATACTTATCAGAGATACCCTATGGAGTGAACTACCTGATAGTTACGATGATAGATTATTAAATGAATATCGCCGAAAGATTTATGAGTTTGTATATACCACTTATCCGGCGGCGTAG
- a CDS encoding helix-turn-helix transcriptional regulator translates to MAISYKKLWKLLIDRDMKKKDLQKLAGISSATITKLGKNENVSTEIIQKICIALKCDVCDIMEMDDTKRS, encoded by the coding sequence ATGGCAATTAGTTATAAAAAGCTTTGGAAGCTTCTTATTGATAGAGATATGAAAAAGAAAGACTTACAAAAACTTGCAGGCATTAGTTCTGCTACGATAACAAAGCTTGGTAAAAACGAAAATGTTAGTACAGAAATAATACAAAAAATATGCATTGCTCTGAAATGTGATGTCTGCGATATTATGGAAATGGATGATACCAAACGGAGTTAA
- a CDS encoding restriction endonuclease subunit S, with translation MKWETVNLGDVLHLIIGGGTPSKSKSEYWNGDIFWCSVKDMEDDKHYLSYTKDTITKKGLENSSANLIKAGTVITSTRMGLGRAFINKVDMAINQDLKALIPNERIDNRFLLWTIVSKRNELNMLGRGSTVKGITLDILKSIEIALPPLIVQRRIADILSAYDDLIENNQKQIKLLEEAAMRLYKEWFVNLRFPGYENTKIVDGVPDGWSRKKLIDIADITMGQSPKSEYYNDKQQGLPFHQGVTNYGYRFVIDDTYSTSYTRIAEAGSILFSVRAPVGRMNITKNKIVIGRGLAAINHREGLQSFLFYMLKNRFYKDDLIGNGAIYASITKSALHSQEFLIPSDNLANKFNSVAKSIDQQITNADQQIILLKQARDRLLPRLLSGEIEV, from the coding sequence ATGAAGTGGGAAACTGTAAATCTAGGTGACGTACTACACTTAATAATTGGAGGGGGAACTCCATCAAAATCAAAATCGGAGTACTGGAATGGTGATATTTTTTGGTGCTCAGTTAAAGATATGGAAGACGATAAACACTACCTTTCATATACTAAAGACACTATAACAAAAAAAGGTCTTGAAAACAGCTCTGCTAATCTAATAAAGGCGGGGACTGTAATCACTTCTACTAGAATGGGTTTAGGTCGTGCATTCATAAATAAAGTAGACATGGCTATAAATCAAGATCTTAAAGCTTTGATTCCAAATGAGCGAATTGATAATAGGTTTTTATTATGGACCATAGTATCGAAAAGAAATGAACTCAATATGTTAGGGCGAGGTTCAACAGTAAAGGGTATTACTTTAGATATATTGAAAAGTATTGAGATAGCACTTCCCCCCCTGATAGTTCAACGTCGTATTGCCGACATTCTCTCAGCCTATGATGATTTAATTGAAAATAATCAAAAGCAGATTAAGTTGCTGGAAGAAGCGGCCATGCGATTGTATAAAGAATGGTTTGTAAATCTTCGATTCCCTGGATATGAAAACACTAAGATAGTTGATGGTGTGCCGGATGGTTGGAGCCGAAAAAAACTTATTGATATAGCTGATATTACAATGGGACAGAGTCCAAAATCAGAATATTATAATGATAAACAACAAGGTTTACCCTTCCATCAAGGCGTTACAAATTATGGATATCGATTTGTAATTGATGATACATATTCTACGAGTTACACACGTATTGCAGAAGCGGGAAGTATTTTGTTCAGTGTACGTGCACCAGTAGGGCGAATGAATATTACAAAAAATAAAATTGTTATTGGTCGTGGCTTAGCAGCTATTAATCATAGAGAAGGTTTGCAGAGCTTTCTTTTCTATATGCTTAAGAACCGATTTTATAAAGATGATCTAATTGGAAACGGAGCAATATATGCTTCAATAACAAAATCTGCTTTGCATTCACAAGAATTTCTAATACCTAGTGATAATTTAGCAAATAAGTTCAATAGCGTTGCGAAAAGTATTGATCAGCAGATAACCAATGCCGATCAGCAAATTATTTTATTAAAACAAGCACGTGATAGATTACTCCCTAGGCTTTTAAGTGGTGAAATTGAGGTGTGA
- a CDS encoding IS30 family transposase translates to MSKFFTYEERLELQKYLKESLSFKEISRRLDKNPTTISREIRKYSSEVATGFPGFPFNACKNRFNCRNKNVCGKDCTRKTSIYCKLCPTCNNNCTDFVLEICTARFRVPYVCNGCVTLGKCSLLKNIYDAENAHIKAHESISQSRRGLCISEEEIKRLNSIISPLVQRGQSIHQIYVIHQEELMCSEKTIYNYIDACLFDVRNIDLPRKVKFRERYKKPEFKVDKGCRIGRNHEAFLAFLDKNPETSVVQMDSVIGSKGGKCLLTIHFVETSQMLAFLRDANTSKSVTDIFEMLYDKLGKPLFKKLFPVILTDNGSEFSNPKAIEYSDEKFTGLRTNVFYCDAGSPYQKGAIEVNHGLIRRILPKGTSFNNLTQEDISLMMNHINSYKRKKLNNRSPYETFSFYHGEEVLHKLGCSPVPTSDIMLKPSLLKK, encoded by the coding sequence ATGTCTAAATTTTTCACTTATGAGGAAAGACTTGAACTACAGAAATATCTAAAAGAAAGCCTTTCTTTCAAAGAAATCAGTCGTAGATTAGATAAAAATCCAACTACTATATCAAGGGAGATACGTAAGTACAGTTCTGAAGTTGCTACAGGATTTCCAGGTTTCCCTTTCAATGCATGCAAAAACCGCTTCAACTGTAGAAACAAAAATGTATGCGGTAAAGACTGCACGAGAAAAACTTCGATCTATTGTAAGCTTTGCCCTACTTGCAATAATAACTGTACCGACTTTGTTCTAGAAATCTGTACAGCAAGATTTAGGGTCCCATATGTTTGTAATGGCTGTGTTACATTGGGTAAATGTTCCCTACTTAAAAACATATATGATGCAGAGAATGCCCACATCAAGGCACATGAGTCAATATCGCAATCCAGAAGAGGACTTTGCATATCCGAAGAAGAGATAAAAAGACTTAATTCAATCATTTCCCCACTAGTTCAAAGAGGGCAATCGATACATCAGATATATGTTATTCATCAAGAAGAGTTGATGTGCAGTGAAAAAACCATCTATAACTACATCGATGCCTGCTTGTTTGATGTTAGAAATATCGATTTACCACGCAAGGTTAAATTTCGTGAGCGATATAAAAAACCGGAATTCAAAGTGGATAAAGGTTGTCGTATTGGACGTAACCATGAAGCTTTTCTTGCATTTCTTGATAAAAATCCGGAAACTTCTGTAGTACAGATGGATTCCGTAATAGGAAGTAAGGGAGGAAAATGTCTACTTACAATTCACTTTGTTGAAACTAGTCAAATGCTAGCTTTTCTAAGAGATGCCAATACTTCAAAGTCAGTTACTGACATATTTGAAATGCTCTACGATAAGCTTGGAAAGCCTCTTTTTAAGAAACTATTTCCGGTTATTCTAACTGATAATGGCAGTGAATTTTCTAATCCCAAAGCAATCGAATATAGCGACGAAAAATTCACTGGACTTCGTACCAATGTATTTTACTGTGATGCAGGAAGTCCATACCAAAAGGGGGCTATTGAAGTTAACCATGGACTAATCCGCCGAATTCTTCCAAAGGGAACCAGTTTCAACAACCTAACACAGGAAGATATCAGCTTGATGATGAACCATATCAATTCTTACAAAAGAAAAAAGCTGAACAACCGTAGCCCATACGAAACGTTCAGCTTTTACCACGGAGAAGAGGTATTACATAAACTAGGATGTTCGCCGGTACCCACCAGTGACATCATGTTAAAACCATCTCTTCTCAAAAAATAA